One segment of Polyangiaceae bacterium DNA contains the following:
- a CDS encoding alpha/beta hydrolase produces the protein MALWLDPVRPYLPWLFLAVSLAGAGFTLNALRPLKGGRVLLIPAFLSSWIVGEMVAHQFLWQLMATVLFVWLGALAAWPGWVALSLTAISWIALVAMWLSARRAEGVVRGALAELAPFDEWPRVPWTKLVTPLLMGRRGVKRTRGVEYARVGKKRLLLDVYEPASPGRKRPAVLQIHGGGWVLGSRRDQGLPLLYHLASHGWVGFNVDYRLSPRATFPDHLVDIKRALAWIREHADEYGVDPDFVVVTGGSAGGHLTAMMALTQNDPSYQPGFESADTRVQAAVPFYGVYCFVDRFKLHGPEFFSMLLEPLVMKAKLAKEPEKFHKASPLDQVNEDAPPFFVIHGDRDTLAPVQYARELVRLLRERSHAPVVYAELPGAQHAFDIFYSPRSVRVVEGVERFLSRTYATWQTTHDSASTSAPPQHAIE, from the coding sequence GTGGCACTTTGGCTCGACCCGGTTCGGCCCTATCTCCCCTGGCTGTTTCTGGCCGTATCCCTGGCCGGGGCGGGGTTTACGCTCAATGCGCTTCGTCCCCTGAAGGGTGGGCGAGTGCTGCTCATCCCTGCGTTCCTGTCGTCGTGGATCGTGGGCGAAATGGTTGCGCACCAGTTCCTTTGGCAGCTGATGGCCACGGTGCTGTTCGTGTGGTTGGGCGCGTTGGCGGCGTGGCCGGGATGGGTCGCCCTGAGTCTGACGGCGATCTCGTGGATCGCGCTGGTTGCGATGTGGCTCAGCGCACGCCGGGCGGAGGGCGTGGTTCGTGGCGCCCTGGCCGAACTGGCTCCCTTCGACGAATGGCCGCGGGTGCCCTGGACCAAGCTGGTGACCCCGCTGCTGATGGGCCGTCGCGGTGTGAAGCGTACGCGTGGCGTCGAATACGCGCGCGTCGGCAAGAAGCGACTGCTGCTCGACGTCTACGAACCCGCGTCCCCAGGCCGCAAGAGACCAGCCGTGCTGCAGATCCACGGCGGGGGCTGGGTGCTCGGCAGTCGGCGCGATCAGGGTTTGCCCTTGCTCTATCACCTGGCCAGCCACGGCTGGGTCGGCTTCAACGTCGACTATCGTCTCAGTCCACGAGCCACGTTTCCTGATCACCTGGTGGACATCAAACGTGCCCTCGCATGGATTCGGGAGCACGCGGACGAGTACGGCGTCGACCCCGATTTCGTGGTGGTGACGGGCGGTTCTGCGGGCGGGCATCTGACGGCGATGATGGCGTTGACGCAGAACGACCCGAGCTACCAGCCGGGGTTCGAGTCCGCGGACACGCGAGTGCAAGCTGCCGTGCCGTTCTATGGAGTGTATTGCTTCGTCGATCGTTTCAAGCTCCATGGGCCCGAGTTCTTCTCGATGCTCCTCGAGCCCTTGGTGATGAAGGCCAAACTGGCGAAAGAGCCCGAGAAGTTCCACAAGGCATCGCCTCTTGATCAAGTGAACGAAGACGCGCCGCCCTTCTTCGTGATCCACGGGGATCGCGACACCCTCGCCCCGGTGCAGTACGCGCGAGAGCTCGTCAGGCTGCTCCGTGAGCGTTCCCACGCTCCCGTGGTCTATGCCGAGTTGCCTGGAGCCCAGCACGCCTTCGACATCTTCTACTCACCGCGCAGCGTGCGCGTCGTCGAAGGCGTCGAGCGCTTCTTGAGCCGCACCTACGCAACGTGGCAAACGACCCACGACTCCGCCTCTACCAGCGCACCCCCCCAGCACGCCATCGAGTGA